A window of the Sphingomonas piscis genome harbors these coding sequences:
- a CDS encoding sigma-70 family RNA polymerase sigma factor encodes MYDREHLIAALSRVANGDKAGLKTVYDLTSAKLLGICARILKEQDEAEDVLQEVYVSVWSRAGSFDRERSSPITWLATIARNRAIDRLRSRRVRPADGLDQAEQVADASPDAFTRVSDAQEAERLRHCMDGLETTHRKAIRAAFFDGLAYSHLALRDNVPLGTMKSWIRRGLLQLKGCLSG; translated from the coding sequence GTGTACGACAGGGAGCACCTGATCGCCGCTTTGTCGCGTGTGGCGAATGGCGACAAGGCGGGCTTAAAGACCGTCTACGATCTGACCTCCGCCAAGCTGCTGGGGATCTGCGCGCGCATCCTGAAAGAACAGGACGAGGCTGAGGACGTGCTTCAGGAGGTGTACGTCAGCGTGTGGTCGCGGGCCGGGAGCTTCGACCGCGAGCGTTCCAGCCCGATCACATGGCTCGCTACCATTGCGCGCAATCGGGCGATCGACCGCCTTCGCTCCCGGCGCGTCCGACCGGCAGATGGACTCGACCAGGCCGAGCAGGTCGCGGATGCCTCTCCCGACGCATTCACCCGCGTTTCCGATGCTCAGGAGGCCGAGCGCCTCCGCCACTGCATGGACGGCCTGGAAACGACGCACCGTAAAGCGATCCGCGCCGCCTTCTTCGACGGGCTTGCCTATTCACACTTGGCGCTGCGCGACAATGTGCCGCTCGGCACGATGAAGAGCTGGATCCGGCGCGGGTTGCTGCAGCTGAAGGGCTGCCTCAGCGGATGA
- the rpoB gene encoding DNA-directed RNA polymerase subunit beta yields MATKAIDAPATTLGRSKTSRRIRKIFGNIHEISEMPNLIEVQRESYEQFLRSDPSTGYVSGLEKTLRSVFPIQDFAGTAHLDFDRYELEDPKFDTDECRQRGLTYAAPMRVTLRLTSFEIDPETEARSVIDIKEQDVYMGDMPLMTQNGTFIVNGTERVIVSQMHRSPGVLFDHDRGKTHASGKYLFAARVIPYRGSWLDFEFDAKDIVNVRIDRKRKLPVTALLHALGLTSEEILNQFYGRVTYVRGANGWQIPYVAEQWRGQKPMYDVANADTGEVVFKSGEKITPRRANQAGKDGLANLIIPTEEIFGRYSAYDLINESTGEIYIEAGDEVTAENLEKLDKAGVGTLELLDIDFVNTGPWIRNTLKADKAEDGDQALADIYRVMRPGEPPTRETADALFYGLFFDPERYDLSAVGRVKLNMRLGLDAEDTVTTLRREDIIAVVQELVNLKDGKGDIDDIDNLANRRVRSVGELLENQYRVGLLRMERAVKERMSSVDVSTVMPNDLINAKPAVAAVREFFGSSQLSQFMDQTNPLSEVTHKRRVSALGPGGLTRERAGFEVRDVHPTHYGRICPIETPEGPNIGLINSLASFSRVNKYGFIETPYRRVVDNKVTDEVVYLSAMEEAKHTIAQANAELNDDRTFSEDLVSARRAGDFLIAPREQITLMDVSPKQLVSVAASLIPFLENDDANRALMGSNMQRQAVPLLQADAPLVGTGMEETVARDSGAAIAAKRSGIVDQVDASRIVVRATGDLRPGESGVDIYTLMKFQRSNQSTCINQRPLVKVGDAVEAGDVIADGPSTQFGELALGRNVLVAFMPWNGYNYEDSILISERIVKDDVFTSIHIEEFEVMARDTKLGPEDITRDIPNVGEEALRNLDEAGIVYIGAEVEPGDILVGKITPKGESPMTPEEKLLRAIFGEKASDVRDTSLRLPRALPERSSTCASSTVTASTSTTVPAPSRPRRRTG; encoded by the coding sequence ATGGCGACCAAAGCGATCGACGCACCGGCCACGACACTCGGCCGTTCCAAGACCTCGCGGCGCATCCGCAAGATCTTCGGTAACATCCACGAGATCAGCGAGATGCCGAACCTCATCGAGGTTCAGCGCGAAAGCTACGAGCAGTTCCTGCGTTCCGATCCCTCGACCGGCTATGTCTCCGGTCTCGAGAAGACGCTTCGCTCGGTGTTCCCGATCCAGGATTTCGCCGGCACCGCGCACCTCGACTTCGACCGCTATGAGCTGGAAGATCCCAAGTTCGACACGGACGAGTGCCGTCAGCGCGGGCTGACCTATGCCGCGCCGATGCGCGTCACGCTGCGCCTCACCAGCTTCGAGATTGACCCCGAGACGGAAGCCCGCTCGGTCATCGATATCAAGGAGCAGGACGTCTACATGGGCGACATGCCGCTCATGACGCAGAACGGCACCTTCATCGTCAACGGCACCGAGCGCGTGATCGTCAGCCAGATGCACCGCTCGCCGGGCGTTCTGTTCGACCATGACCGCGGCAAGACCCATGCGTCGGGCAAGTATCTCTTCGCCGCCCGCGTGATCCCGTATCGCGGTTCGTGGCTCGACTTCGAGTTCGACGCCAAGGACATCGTCAACGTCCGCATCGACCGCAAGCGCAAGCTGCCGGTCACCGCCCTCCTCCATGCGCTGGGCCTCACCAGCGAGGAAATCCTGAACCAGTTCTACGGCCGCGTGACCTATGTGCGCGGTGCCAACGGCTGGCAGATCCCCTATGTCGCCGAGCAATGGCGCGGTCAAAAGCCGATGTACGACGTCGCCAATGCCGATACCGGCGAGGTGGTGTTCAAGTCGGGCGAGAAGATCACCCCGCGTCGTGCCAATCAGGCCGGCAAGGACGGTCTCGCCAATCTCATCATCCCGACCGAGGAAATCTTCGGCCGCTATTCGGCTTACGACCTCATCAACGAGAGCACGGGTGAGATTTACATCGAGGCGGGTGACGAGGTCACCGCCGAGAATCTAGAGAAGCTGGACAAGGCCGGCGTCGGCACGCTCGAGCTGCTGGACATCGACTTCGTCAACACTGGTCCCTGGATCCGCAACACGCTGAAGGCCGACAAGGCCGAGGACGGCGACCAGGCGCTGGCCGACATTTACCGCGTCATGCGCCCCGGCGAGCCGCCGACGCGCGAGACCGCGGACGCATTGTTCTACGGCCTGTTCTTCGATCCGGAACGCTACGACCTGTCAGCCGTCGGCCGCGTGAAGCTCAACATGCGCCTTGGCCTCGACGCCGAGGACACGGTCACCACCCTGCGCCGCGAGGACATCATCGCGGTTGTCCAGGAACTGGTGAACCTCAAGGACGGCAAGGGCGACATCGACGACATCGACAACCTTGCGAACCGCCGTGTCCGCTCGGTCGGCGAATTGCTTGAGAACCAGTATCGCGTCGGCCTCCTGCGCATGGAGCGTGCGGTCAAGGAGCGGATGAGCAGCGTCGACGTGTCGACGGTCATGCCGAACGACCTCATCAACGCCAAGCCGGCGGTGGCCGCGGTGCGCGAATTCTTCGGCTCGTCGCAGCTGTCGCAGTTCATGGACCAGACCAACCCGCTGTCCGAAGTCACCCACAAGCGCCGCGTCTCGGCGCTCGGGCCGGGTGGTTTGACCCGTGAGCGCGCGGGCTTTGAGGTTCGCGACGTTCACCCGACCCACTATGGCCGCATCTGCCCGATCGAGACTCCGGAAGGCCCGAACATCGGCCTCATCAACTCGCTCGCCAGCTTCAGCCGGGTCAACAAGTATGGCTTCATCGAGACGCCCTACCGCCGCGTGGTCGACAACAAGGTCACCGACGAGGTCGTCTATCTGTCCGCGATGGAGGAGGCCAAGCACACGATCGCGCAGGCGAACGCTGAGCTGAACGACGACCGCACCTTCTCGGAAGATCTGGTCTCGGCCCGCCGCGCCGGCGACTTCCTGATCGCGCCGCGCGAGCAGATCACGCTGATGGACGTCAGCCCCAAGCAGCTGGTGTCGGTTGCCGCCTCCCTCATTCCTTTCCTGGAGAATGACGACGCGAACCGCGCGCTGATGGGTTCGAATATGCAGCGCCAGGCCGTTCCCCTCCTGCAGGCGGATGCGCCGTTGGTCGGCACCGGCATGGAAGAAACGGTTGCGCGTGACTCGGGCGCGGCAATTGCCGCCAAGCGGTCGGGCATCGTCGACCAGGTCGACGCCAGCCGCATCGTGGTGCGCGCCACCGGTGATCTTCGTCCGGGCGAGTCCGGCGTCGACATCTACACGCTGATGAAGTTCCAGCGCTCCAACCAGTCGACCTGCATCAACCAGCGTCCGCTGGTGAAGGTGGGCGATGCGGTGGAAGCTGGCGACGTCATCGCCGACGGTCCTTCGACCCAGTTCGGCGAGCTTGCGCTCGGCCGCAACGTGCTCGTCGCCTTCATGCCGTGGAATGGCTACAACTACGAAGACTCCATCCTGATCTCGGAGCGGATCGTTAAGGACGACGTCTTCACCTCGATTCACATCGAGGAGTTCGAAGTCATGGCCCGCGACACCAAGCTCGGGCCGGAAGACATCACCCGCGATATCCCGAACGTCGGTGAGGAAGCGCTTCGCAACCTCGACGAGGCGGGCATCGTCTACATCGGTGCCGAGGTCGAGCCGGGCGACATTCTGGTCGGCAAGATCACGCCAAAGGGCGAAAGCCCGATGACGCCGGAAGAAAAGCTCCTCCGCGCCATCTTCGGTGAAAAGGCATCCGACGTCCGCGACACCTCGCTCCGCCTGCCCCGGGCGTTGCCGGAACGATCGTCGACGTGCGCGTCTTCAACCGTCACGGCATCGACATCGACGACCGTACCCGCGCCATCCAGGCCGAGGAGAAGGACCGGCTGA
- a CDS encoding anti-sigma factor, with translation MSDDEILAAEYALGLLEGQELLDARNRATTDDAFARDVAAWQERFAPLLNDIAPVQPRADLWSLIERRISGASGGEVHQLARKVRFWKSVSAATTAAAAAAAAALLLLPTPPQPPQSPVTAPTPAPVLVASLASEEGPTSLAVTYAGTQREIVITPGRVGREAGRDHELWLIPAGQAPVSLGLVQPSGVQRRRLDPALAAQVASGATIALSLEPSGGSPTGAPTGPVLAAGTLNPV, from the coding sequence ATGAGCGACGACGAAATCCTTGCCGCGGAATATGCGCTTGGCTTGCTCGAGGGTCAGGAACTGCTCGACGCCCGCAATCGCGCCACGACGGACGATGCCTTCGCGCGCGATGTCGCGGCCTGGCAGGAACGTTTCGCGCCCTTGTTGAACGACATTGCCCCGGTACAGCCGCGGGCGGACCTCTGGTCGCTGATCGAGCGGCGCATCTCCGGCGCCAGCGGCGGCGAGGTGCATCAGCTTGCCCGCAAGGTCCGCTTCTGGAAGTCGGTTTCGGCCGCAACGACGGCTGCTGCTGCGGCAGCCGCGGCGGCATTGCTCTTGCTGCCCACTCCCCCGCAGCCGCCGCAGTCGCCGGTCACTGCCCCGACTCCTGCACCGGTGCTGGTGGCGTCACTCGCGTCCGAAGAAGGCCCGACCTCGCTTGCCGTCACTTATGCAGGCACGCAGCGGGAGATCGTCATCACTCCGGGCCGCGTCGGTCGGGAAGCCGGGCGCGATCACGAATTGTGGCTGATCCCGGCGGGTCAGGCGCCGGTCTCGCTCGGCCTCGTGCAGCCCAGCGGTGTGCAGCGCCGGCGGCTCGACCCAGCTCTTGCCGCGCAGGTTGCCAGCGGCGCCACCATCGCGCTCTCGCTTGAGCCGAGCGGCGGTTCACCGACCGGCGCGCCGACCGGGCCGGTGCTCGCCGCGGGCACGCTGAACCCAGTCTGA
- a CDS encoding MFS transporter: MNTSASPARISEKSDRSARMVVLAALGGALEYYDFIVYGIFAQAITAAFFPNAEPMALTLALAVFAIGYLARPLGGMVSSHFGDRYGRKTVFVVTVFTMSLSTLGIGLIPSYASWGLAATFLLVLLRFIQGLCIGGELPGAITFVFETMERRPGLACGIVFALVNGGVLLAAFVNLVLGLILTPDAMLGYGWRIALILGGALGLVSFWLRRNLEETPEFLRFREAASRNPVRDVLRSHGGAVIVGCAVVALTAGFNGLLFAHMPAYLTQVLGYERQSVSVAMNVALLVMSLSLLGAAWLADKVPPRHLLLLSSILLLFGAPLAYHLLASGSANLALVLSMLTLAVAGANGSFAYLTASLFPARVRFSGVALSLNISFTLLSGLGPLAANALIDASGWVQAPTLIISLVALIGILASVTLGRRTQHDTQLHPPG; this comes from the coding sequence ATGAACACTTCAGCCTCACCTGCACGCATCAGCGAGAAGAGTGACCGATCCGCACGGATGGTCGTGCTGGCGGCGCTGGGTGGCGCTCTCGAATATTACGACTTCATCGTTTACGGCATCTTCGCGCAGGCGATCACGGCCGCCTTCTTCCCAAACGCCGAGCCGATGGCGCTGACACTCGCGCTTGCGGTTTTCGCGATCGGCTATCTCGCCCGCCCTCTTGGAGGCATGGTGTCGAGCCATTTCGGTGACCGCTACGGACGCAAGACGGTGTTCGTCGTGACCGTCTTCACCATGTCGCTCTCGACCCTCGGCATCGGCTTGATCCCGAGCTACGCGTCCTGGGGCCTCGCGGCGACGTTCCTTCTCGTATTGCTTCGCTTCATCCAAGGCCTCTGCATCGGCGGGGAACTGCCCGGCGCGATTACTTTCGTGTTCGAGACGATGGAGCGCCGGCCGGGCCTCGCCTGTGGGATCGTCTTCGCTCTGGTCAACGGCGGCGTCCTGCTCGCTGCCTTCGTCAATCTGGTGCTCGGCCTGATTCTGACGCCTGACGCGATGCTCGGCTACGGTTGGCGGATTGCCTTGATCCTTGGCGGGGCGCTTGGACTCGTCAGCTTCTGGCTTCGGCGCAATCTGGAGGAAACGCCGGAGTTCCTCCGTTTCCGCGAAGCGGCGTCGCGCAACCCCGTTCGGGACGTCTTACGTTCACACGGCGGCGCGGTCATTGTCGGTTGCGCCGTTGTTGCGCTGACGGCGGGATTCAACGGTCTGCTGTTCGCCCACATGCCGGCATATCTCACGCAGGTGCTCGGCTATGAGCGCCAGTCCGTGTCCGTCGCAATGAACGTTGCGCTGCTGGTCATGTCGCTGTCGCTGCTGGGTGCAGCCTGGCTGGCCGACAAGGTGCCGCCTCGGCACTTGCTACTGCTGTCTTCGATCCTGCTGCTGTTCGGGGCGCCTTTGGCGTATCACTTGCTTGCTTCGGGAAGCGCAAACCTTGCGCTCGTGCTTAGCATGCTGACGCTCGCAGTGGCCGGTGCGAACGGCAGCTTTGCTTACCTGACCGCCAGCCTTTTCCCCGCCCGGGTGCGGTTCAGCGGCGTGGCCCTGTCTCTCAACATCAGCTTCACGTTGCTGAGCGGGCTGGGTCCACTGGCGGCAAACGCGCTCATCGACGCAAGTGGCTGGGTGCAGGCGCCCACGCTGATCATCAGCCTTGTTGCCCTGATCGGGATCCTGGCATCGGTTACGCTAGGCCGTCGGACCCAGCACGACACCCAGCTGCATCCGCCCGGCTAG
- a CDS encoding cold-shock protein, with amino-acid sequence MITGTVKFFNNDKGYGFIAPEDGTSDAFVHISAVERAGMSTLDKDQRVSYELETDRRGKTSAVNLQSA; translated from the coding sequence ATGATCACCGGAACCGTAAAATTCTTCAACAACGACAAAGGCTATGGCTTCATTGCGCCGGAAGACGGCACGAGCGATGCCTTTGTTCACATCTCGGCCGTCGAGCGCGCCGGAATGTCCACGCTCGATAAGGACCAGCGCGTTTCTTACGAGCTTGAAACCGATCGCCGCGGCAAGACCTCTGCTGTGAACCTGCAGAGCGCGTAA
- a CDS encoding DUF6481 family protein, with protein MASFKNPSFQDRQAAAADAKQKALDQLKAKTPKDEEVLAQERAAWTAKQQKLAEDRQVKAELAAAAKAERAAAKEAAKAAEELKAARLRPATPEEMKAARDARYAARKARK; from the coding sequence GTGGCTTCATTCAAAAATCCCTCCTTTCAAGACCGCCAAGCTGCCGCAGCAGATGCGAAGCAGAAGGCGCTTGACCAGCTGAAAGCGAAGACTCCGAAGGACGAGGAGGTGTTGGCTCAAGAACGTGCTGCCTGGACCGCCAAGCAGCAGAAGCTGGCGGAAGACCGTCAGGTCAAAGCCGAGCTGGCCGCCGCAGCAAAAGCGGAGAGGGCCGCTGCAAAGGAAGCAGCAAAAGCTGCTGAAGAGCTTAAGGCGGCTCGACTGAGGCCAGCGACGCCCGAGGAAATGAAGGCTGCTCGGGACGCCAGATACGCGGCTCGGAAGGCCCGGAAATAG
- the rpoC gene encoding DNA-directed RNA polymerase subunit beta' gives MNELTNFANPVAKPEMFDQIKIGISSPEKIRSWSFGEIKKPETINYRTFKPERDGLFCARIFGPIKDYECLCGKYKRMKYKGIVCEKCGVEVTVSKVRRERMGHIELAAPVAHIWFLKSLPSRIGLLLDMQLKQLERVLYFESYVVIEPGLTALEKYQLLTEDELLAAQDEYGEDAFSAGIGAEAVKIMLMDLDLEGERTQLLEELATTKSELKPKKIIKRLKVVESFLESGNRPEWMILDVVPVIPPELRPLVPLDGGRFATSDLNDLYRRVINRNNRLKRLMELRAPDIIVRNEKRMLQEAVDALFDNGRRGRTITGANKRPLKSLSDMLKGKQGRFRQNLLGKRVDYSGRSVIVTGPELKLHQCGLPKKMALELFKPFIYSRLDAKGLSMTLKQAKKWVEKERKEVWDILDEVIREHPVLLNRAPTLHRLGIQAFEPVLIEGKAIQLHPLVCAAFNADFDGDQMAVHVPLSLEAQLEARVLMMSTNNILSPANGKPIIVPSQDMVLGLYYLSMEKDGEPGQGSMLSDMAEVHQALAAGAVTLHSKIVSRVPQTDEAGKQYMKRFETTPGRMLLGETLPKSHKVPFETVNRLLTKKEIGDVIDTVYRHTGQKETVLFADAIMALGFRHAFKAGISFGKDDMVIPAAKEPLVEETRALVKDYEQQYQDGLITQQEKYNKVIDAWSRCGDRVAGEMMKEISATPKGDDGREKPVNSIYMMAHSGARGSQAQIKQLAGMRGLMAKPSGEIIETPIISNFKEGLTVLEYFNSTHGARKGLADTALKTANSGYLTRRLVDVSQDAVIIEEDCGTDQALEMRAIVQGGAVIASLAERILGRTTAEDIVDAKTGDVFIQEGTLLDEPMVARIEELGVQGVKIRSPLVCAAKQGVCGKCYGRDLARGTPVNIGEAVGVIAAQSIGEPGTQLTMRTFHIGGAAQLNEQSNLEAPVDGTIEFRDMPTITNPRGQHVSLSRSGEIAILDMDGRELSTHRVPYGAHLLCDSGHIVSRGDRIAEWDPSFSPVITEKAGTVKYQDLIENRTMTEQVDESTGIAQRVVTDDNAKSKKDTLAPRLTLTGSDASDAGVYRMAPGAIVAVEDGQQVEAGEVLARMPREAARTRDITGGLPRVAELFEARKPKENAIIAKVSGKVSFRKDYKAKRKIAIVPDDGSEAVEYLVPKSKVIDVQEGDYVKRGDNLVGGSPDPHDILEVLGVVALAEYLVSEIQEVYRLQGVKINDKHIEVIVRQMLQKVEITDGGDTTLLAGEQVDREEMDDLNSKLGKGKKPAEGKPVLLGITKASLQTRSFISAASFQETTRVLTEASVQGKVDTLNGLKENVIVGRLIPAGTGAGMNRLRVAATSRDTALRAAQRRMAEALVAPDSAEELRAAELARSARDDAGTGDDPLGAVAPSGHGTDADAGDYLQESEA, from the coding sequence ATGAACGAACTCACCAATTTCGCGAACCCGGTGGCCAAGCCGGAGATGTTCGACCAGATCAAGATCGGCATCTCGTCGCCCGAGAAGATCCGCAGCTGGTCCTTCGGCGAGATCAAGAAGCCCGAGACGATCAACTACCGCACGTTCAAGCCGGAGCGTGACGGCCTGTTCTGCGCGCGCATTTTCGGTCCGATCAAGGACTACGAGTGCCTGTGCGGCAAATATAAGCGGATGAAGTACAAGGGCATCGTCTGCGAAAAGTGCGGTGTCGAAGTTACCGTCTCCAAGGTCCGCCGCGAGCGCATGGGCCACATCGAGCTGGCGGCTCCGGTTGCCCACATCTGGTTCCTGAAGTCGCTTCCGAGCCGCATCGGCCTGCTGCTCGACATGCAGCTGAAGCAGCTGGAGCGCGTGCTCTACTTCGAGAGCTATGTCGTGATCGAGCCGGGCCTGACCGCCCTTGAGAAGTATCAGCTCCTCACCGAGGACGAGCTTCTCGCCGCTCAGGACGAATATGGCGAGGACGCCTTCTCGGCCGGTATCGGCGCGGAAGCCGTCAAGATCATGCTGATGGACCTCGACCTCGAAGGCGAGCGCACCCAGCTTCTTGAAGAGCTTGCGACCACCAAGTCGGAGCTGAAGCCCAAGAAGATCATCAAGCGCCTGAAGGTCGTCGAGAGCTTCCTGGAGTCCGGCAACCGTCCGGAGTGGATGATCCTGGACGTCGTTCCGGTCATCCCGCCGGAGCTTCGCCCGCTGGTTCCGCTGGACGGCGGCCGCTTCGCGACGTCGGACCTCAACGACCTCTATCGCCGCGTTATCAACCGCAACAACCGCCTGAAGCGGCTGATGGAGCTGCGCGCGCCGGACATCATCGTCCGCAACGAAAAGCGCATGCTTCAGGAAGCGGTTGACGCCCTGTTCGACAACGGTCGCCGCGGCCGCACCATCACGGGCGCCAACAAGCGTCCGCTGAAGTCGCTGTCCGACATGCTGAAGGGCAAGCAGGGCCGCTTCCGCCAGAACCTGCTCGGCAAGCGCGTCGACTATTCCGGCCGTTCGGTCATCGTCACCGGTCCGGAGCTGAAGCTTCACCAGTGCGGCCTTCCGAAGAAGATGGCCTTGGAGCTGTTCAAGCCGTTCATCTACTCGCGTCTCGACGCCAAGGGTCTCTCCATGACCCTGAAGCAGGCGAAGAAGTGGGTCGAGAAAGAGCGCAAGGAAGTCTGGGACATCCTCGACGAGGTGATCCGGGAGCATCCGGTGCTTCTGAACCGCGCCCCGACGCTTCACCGCTTGGGCATTCAGGCGTTCGAGCCGGTGCTGATCGAGGGCAAGGCGATCCAGCTTCACCCGCTGGTCTGCGCCGCCTTCAACGCCGACTTCGACGGCGACCAGATGGCCGTCCACGTTCCGTTGAGCCTTGAGGCGCAGCTGGAAGCGCGCGTGCTGATGATGTCCACCAACAACATCCTCAGCCCCGCTAACGGCAAGCCGATCATCGTGCCGTCGCAGGACATGGTTCTGGGTCTCTATTACCTTTCGATGGAGAAGGACGGAGAGCCGGGCCAGGGTTCGATGCTGTCGGACATGGCCGAAGTGCACCAGGCGCTTGCCGCCGGTGCCGTGACGCTTCACTCCAAGATCGTCAGCCGCGTCCCCCAGACGGACGAGGCCGGCAAGCAGTATATGAAGCGCTTCGAGACGACGCCTGGCCGCATGCTGCTCGGTGAGACTCTGCCGAAGAGCCACAAGGTGCCGTTCGAGACGGTCAACCGCCTGCTGACCAAGAAGGAGATCGGCGACGTCATCGACACCGTCTATCGCCACACCGGTCAGAAGGAGACGGTGCTGTTCGCGGACGCCATCATGGCGCTTGGCTTCCGCCACGCGTTCAAGGCCGGCATCTCGTTCGGCAAGGACGACATGGTCATCCCGGCTGCGAAGGAGCCTCTGGTCGAGGAAACCCGCGCACTCGTGAAGGATTACGAGCAGCAGTATCAGGACGGCCTGATCACCCAGCAGGAAAAGTACAACAAGGTGATCGACGCCTGGTCGCGTTGCGGTGACCGCGTTGCCGGCGAGATGATGAAGGAAATCTCGGCGACTCCGAAGGGCGACGATGGCCGCGAGAAGCCGGTCAACTCCATCTACATGATGGCTCACTCCGGTGCCCGTGGTTCGCAGGCGCAGATCAAGCAGCTGGCGGGTATGCGCGGCCTGATGGCCAAGCCGTCGGGCGAGATCATCGAAACGCCGATCATCTCGAACTTCAAGGAAGGCCTGACCGTCCTTGAGTATTTCAACTCGACCCACGGTGCCCGTAAGGGTCTCGCGGACACGGCGCTCAAGACGGCAAACTCGGGTTACCTGACCCGCCGTCTCGTGGACGTGAGCCAAGACGCCGTGATCATCGAGGAGGATTGCGGGACCGATCAGGCGTTGGAAATGCGCGCGATCGTTCAGGGCGGTGCAGTGATCGCCTCGCTTGCGGAGCGTATCCTTGGCCGTACCACGGCGGAGGACATCGTCGACGCCAAGACCGGCGACGTCTTCATCCAGGAAGGCACGCTGCTCGACGAGCCGATGGTGGCGAGGATCGAGGAGCTTGGCGTCCAGGGCGTCAAGATCCGTTCGCCGCTGGTCTGCGCCGCCAAGCAGGGCGTTTGCGGCAAGTGCTACGGACGTGACCTCGCCCGCGGTACGCCGGTCAACATCGGTGAAGCGGTCGGCGTCATTGCCGCCCAGTCGATCGGTGAGCCGGGCACGCAGCTGACGATGCGGACCTTCCACATCGGCGGCGCGGCGCAGCTCAACGAGCAGTCGAACCTCGAGGCGCCGGTCGACGGCACCATCGAGTTCCGCGACATGCCGACGATCACCAACCCGCGCGGCCAGCATGTCTCGCTGTCGCGTTCGGGCGAGATCGCGATCCTCGACATGGACGGGCGCGAGCTGTCGACGCACCGCGTGCCTTATGGTGCGCACCTGCTGTGCGACAGCGGCCACATCGTCAGCCGTGGCGACCGTATTGCCGAATGGGACCCCTCGTTCAGCCCGGTTATCACCGAAAAGGCCGGTACGGTGAAGTATCAGGACCTGATCGAGAACCGCACGATGACGGAGCAGGTGGATGAGTCGACCGGCATCGCGCAGCGCGTGGTTACCGACGACAATGCCAAGTCCAAGAAGGACACGCTTGCGCCGCGCCTGACCCTGACGGGGTCGGATGCGTCGGACGCCGGTGTGTACCGGATGGCGCCTGGCGCGATCGTCGCGGTCGAGGACGGCCAGCAGGTCGAAGCCGGCGAAGTGCTCGCCCGTATGCCGCGGGAAGCCGCCCGTACGCGCGACATCACCGGCGGTCTGCCGCGGGTCGCCGAGCTGTTCGAGGCCCGCAAGCCCAAGGAGAATGCGATCATCGCAAAGGTCTCGGGCAAGGTCTCGTTCCGTAAGGACTATAAGGCCAAGCGCAAGATCGCGATCGTTCCGGACGACGGTTCGGAGGCAGTCGAATATCTGGTGCCGAAGTCGAAGGTCATCGACGTCCAGGAAGGCGATTATGTGAAGCGCGGCGACAATCTCGTCGGCGGTTCGCCCGATCCCCACGACATCCTGGAAGTCCTGGGCGTCGTCGCACTGGCCGAATATCTCGTCAGCGAGATCCAGGAGGTTTACCGACTGCAGGGCGTGAAGATCAACGACAAGCACATCGAGGTGATCGTTCGCCAGATGCTGCAGAAGGTCGAGATCACCGACGGTGGCGACACCACCCTGCTGGCCGGCGAACAGGTCGACCGCGAGGAGATGGACGACCTCAACTCCAAGCTCGGCAAGGGCAAGAAGCCGGCGGAAGGCAAGCCAGTCCTCCTCGGCATCACCAAGGCGTCGCTGCAGACCCGCAGCTTCATCTCGGCCGCCTCGTTCCAGGAAACCACCCGCGTGCTCACCGAGGCTTCGGTGCAGGGCAAGGTGGATACGCTGAACGGCCTCAAGGAGAATGTCATCGTCGGCCGCCTCATCCCGGCGGGTACCGGCGCCGGCATGAACCGCCTGCGCGTTGCGGCCACCAGCCGCGACACGGCGCTTCGTGCGGCCCAGCGCCGCATGGCCGAAGCGCTGGTCGCTCCGGACTCGGCGGAGGAGCTCCGCGCCGCGGAACTCGCCCGCTCGGCCCGCGACGATGCGGGCACGGGTGACGATCCCTTGGGCGCAGTGGCACCCTCGGGTCACGGCACCGATGCCGATGCCGGTGATTACCTTCAGGAATCGGAAGCCTAA
- a CDS encoding GNAT family N-acetyltransferase: protein MNVRQATIADLECLAPLFAGYRTFYGQTPDVDLAREFLRQRLSREQSVIFLAASAGKSVGFAQLYPSFSSGSAARIYILNDLYVQPKARGRGIGRALLAASVEYGRAAGAVSLTLSTANDNALAQALYESAGWQPETVFRTYNLPLA, encoded by the coding sequence ATGAACGTCCGGCAGGCCACCATCGCCGACCTCGAATGCCTGGCTCCGCTATTCGCCGGCTATCGGACCTTTTACGGTCAAACCCCTGATGTCGACCTGGCGCGCGAGTTTTTGCGCCAGCGGTTGAGTCGTGAACAATCCGTCATTTTCCTCGCGGCCTCAGCAGGGAAGAGTGTCGGGTTCGCACAGCTCTACCCAAGCTTTTCCTCGGGGAGCGCGGCTCGCATCTACATCTTGAACGATCTTTACGTGCAGCCCAAGGCGCGTGGTCGCGGCATCGGGCGAGCGCTTCTGGCCGCATCGGTTGAGTATGGTCGAGCAGCAGGCGCAGTCAGCCTGACGCTTTCGACCGCAAACGACAATGCGTTGGCACAAGCGCTTTACGAAAGCGCAGGCTGGCAGCCTGAAACAGTGTTTCGCACTTATAATTTACCGCTCGCGTGA